A single region of the Corticium candelabrum chromosome 15, ooCorCand1.1, whole genome shotgun sequence genome encodes:
- the LOC134191533 gene encoding malignant fibrous histiocytoma-amplified sequence 1-like, whose amino-acid sequence MFWLTVQVEAVNRKTGQLEIFTPKVSKDNQLEFDLQYAKLPRFPEEICEMRKLKVLRLCIDNIHSIPETITKLRELEEIYLVTSKEVLGPKFCSLRVRSAQPARLGLQEVPTAVYDLPCLKVLSLRFNSAFPLLFYELMSRQLPSTLVEVRMRGCGLTQANSSLSCSNVKLRKLDLSLNNLQSFEYCNTGMIGESTVLDDLEELDLSDNINLRTFALTGLNKLKVLVLRRCHMQWLPSGMSELHHLEKLYLGGNKLGVFPTFSCLQWKHLQTLDLNNCDLEEIKWELMLPNISNELNLSFNKRLLFLSNKIWNGLNLKKLYLASSGISSVPNTEVKIEIVDLSGTSVTHLPKKFVFSPKLQSLNVGGCPLVSPPIEVCKRGIASMRGYFHELERVGGVRRGRIKIIVMGITMAGKTSLIEALESGNPFLAEPDERTIGVEEKVMKLDDKIECKVLDCGGHKAYMLTNLLMVSDNSLALIVVDGSRYQFTQHFFRSNIGDFLQVLYERNSRAHIAIVVSKVDLMVDMSREEMNRKWDEHLHTHLHQFLEMRRIQIKRIAATIAAGDSNGNKYILERLQFFESQ is encoded by the exons Atgtttt GGTTGACTGTACAAGTTGAAGCCGTCAATAGGAAAACGGGACAGTTAGAAATATTTACACCGAAGGTCAGCAAAGACAACCAGTTGGAGTTTGATCTTCAATATGCAAAGTTACCTCGATTTCCCgaagaaatttgtgaaatGAGGAAACTGAAGGTATTGAGACTTTGTATAGACAACATACACTCTATACCTGAAACTATTACCAAACTGAGGGAACTGGAAGAGATTTATTTGGTTACGAGTAAGGAGGTCTTGGGCCCAAAATTCTGTTCCCTTCGTGTCCGGTCCGCACAACCAGCAAGATTAGGTCTGCAGGAGGTCCCTACTGCTGTTTATGATCTTCCATGTCTTAAGGTTTTGTCTTTGCGTTTCAATTCTGCATTCCCATTGCTATTTTATGAGCTAATGTCACGTCAACTGCCCAGTACTCTTGTGGAAGTGAGAATGAGGGGATGTGGTTTGACACAAGCGAATTCGTCTCTGAGCTGCAGCAATGTGAAACTGCGCAAATTGGATTTATCATTGAATAATCTGCAGTCTTTCGAATATTGCAACACAGGGATGATAGGAGAGTCAACAGTCCTGGATGAtttagaagagctggatttgtcagacAACATAAATCTCCGAACATTTGCATTAACAGGTCTCAACAAGTTGAAAGTGTTGGTGTTGAGACGCTGTCACATGCAGTGGCTACCATCAGGAATGAGTGAACTCCATCATTTAGAGAAGCTGTATTTAGGAGGAAACAAACTAGGAGTATTTCCCACATTTTCATGTTTGCAGTGGAAGCATTTACAAACATTGGATTTAAATAACTGTGATTTAGAAGAGATAAAGTGGGAGTTGATGTTACCTAACATTTCCAATGAGCTGAATCTTTCTTTTAACAAGAGATTATTGTTTCTTTCTAACAAGATTTGGAATGGGCTGAACTTGAAGAAGTTGTATCTGGCCTCTAGTGGTATATCAAGTGTTCCCAATACAG AAGTCAAAATTGAGATAGTTGACTTGTCAGGCACTTCTGTCACTCATCTTCCCAAGAAGTTTGTTTTTAGCCCTAAACTTCAGTCATTGAATGTGGGAGGATGTCCACTAGTGTCTCCACCCATTGAAGTGTGCAAACGAGGCATTGCTTCTATGAGAGGATATTTTCACGAGCTGGAAAGGGTGGGTGGAGTACGACGTGGCAGAATAAAGATTATAGTGATGGGAATTACAATGGCAGGAAAAACAAGCCTCATTGAAGCACTGGAGAGTGGTAACCCATTTCTGGCAGAACCCGATGAAAGAACTATAGGCGTGGAAGAAAAAGTTATGAAGCTGGATGATAAAATAGAATGCAAAGTGTTGGACTGTGGTGGCCATAAGGCGTACATGCTAACCAACCTTCTGATGGTTAGTGATAATTCATTGGCCTTGATTGTCGTCGACGGCAGTCGGTATCAATTTACTCAACACTTTTTTCGTTCCAATATTGGCGATTTCCTGCAAGTTTTGTATGAGAGAAACAGCAGAGCTCACATTGCTATTGTGGTCAGTAAAGTCGATCTGATGGTTGACATGTCCAGAGAAGAAATGAATAGAAAGTGGGatgaacatctgcacactcatCTACATCAATTCCTGGAGATGAGACGAATTCAGATTAAGCGAATAGCAGCAACCATTGCAGCCGGTGATTCTAATGGAAACAAATACATACTGGAAcgtcttcaattttttgaATCACAGTGA